A window of the Nitrosococcus wardiae genome harbors these coding sequences:
- a CDS encoding catalase, with translation MTHSSKKDAAIGQGGELHQHTSSDSETLTTQQGLPVADDQNSLRVGTRGPTLLEDHIMREKIFHFDHERIPERVVHARGYGAHGYFETYENLNDLTRADIFQRAGEKTPVFARFSTVAGNKGSADLPRDVRGFAVKFYTKEGNWDLVANNIPVFFIQDAIKFPDLIHAAKQEPDRGFPQAQTAHDNFWDFVSLTPESMHMIMWIMSDRAIPRSFRFMEGFGVHTFRLINSEGKSTFVKFHWKPKQGLQSVMWNEALKINGADPDFHRRDLWDAITMGDYPEWELGLQVFDEEFAEKFDFDVLDATKIIPEEEIPVKIVGRLVLDRVVDNFFAETEQVAFCTQNIVPGIDHSDDPLLQGRNFSYLDTQLKRLGSPNFTHIPINAPKCPMHHFQQDGHMAMHNPKGRANYEPNSWGEKGGPRENPAKGFTSYAAPLSGQKARIRSETFADHYSQARQFYISQTPIEQKHMSNALIFELSKVERKDIRERIVSHLLNIDDDLAKAVARGLGLEALPQPAQAAKPTRRDLKASEKLSILKNGPDTFKGRKIGILMTDGADADIYSALENIAKSEGALIEVIAPQVGGVTDNRNTKISAAQKVDGGPSVLYDAVVILTSEEGAKNLVKLPPAKDFVNDAFAHCKFIGFVKGAEPLLEATGVAQKLDPGCLLLKDEESVSSFVKTCRNLRFWEREEGFVES, from the coding sequence ATGACCCACTCTTCCAAAAAAGATGCCGCGATTGGCCAAGGCGGCGAACTTCATCAACACACCAGCAGTGACAGTGAAACCTTAACTACCCAACAGGGGCTTCCTGTTGCAGATGACCAAAATTCTTTGCGCGTGGGGACTCGTGGTCCGACTTTACTCGAAGACCATATCATGCGTGAAAAAATCTTTCATTTTGATCATGAACGTATTCCGGAGCGGGTAGTCCATGCCCGAGGCTATGGCGCCCATGGTTATTTTGAAACTTATGAAAATCTAAACGATTTAACTCGCGCCGATATTTTCCAAAGAGCAGGAGAAAAAACGCCTGTTTTTGCGCGCTTTTCTACCGTCGCAGGCAACAAAGGTTCGGCAGATTTGCCCCGTGATGTACGGGGTTTTGCCGTTAAATTCTACACTAAGGAGGGTAACTGGGATCTTGTAGCCAACAATATTCCAGTCTTTTTCATTCAGGATGCCATTAAATTCCCGGACTTAATCCATGCCGCCAAACAAGAGCCTGACCGCGGTTTCCCTCAAGCACAAACCGCCCATGACAACTTTTGGGATTTTGTCTCACTCACGCCCGAGAGCATGCACATGATTATGTGGATCATGTCCGATCGGGCCATTCCGCGTTCTTTCCGCTTTATGGAGGGCTTTGGCGTTCACACCTTCCGGCTTATCAATAGCGAGGGCAAATCGACCTTCGTTAAATTTCATTGGAAACCCAAGCAAGGCCTGCAGTCGGTCATGTGGAATGAGGCTTTAAAGATTAATGGTGCTGATCCAGATTTCCATCGCCGCGACTTATGGGACGCAATTACTATGGGCGACTACCCGGAGTGGGAATTGGGACTGCAAGTTTTTGATGAAGAATTTGCTGAAAAATTTGATTTTGATGTGCTTGATGCCACCAAAATTATTCCAGAAGAGGAAATTCCGGTAAAGATTGTGGGACGGTTGGTGTTAGACCGGGTAGTGGATAATTTTTTTGCCGAAACCGAACAGGTTGCGTTTTGCACACAGAATATTGTTCCCGGTATTGATCACTCAGATGATCCGTTACTTCAAGGGCGCAATTTTTCCTACTTGGACACGCAACTCAAACGCTTAGGCAGTCCCAATTTTACTCACATTCCCATCAACGCCCCCAAATGCCCGATGCATCATTTCCAACAAGATGGTCACATGGCGATGCACAACCCCAAGGGTAGGGCCAACTACGAACCCAATAGTTGGGGAGAAAAAGGCGGGCCGAGAGAAAACCCAGCTAAAGGCTTCACCAGCTATGCCGCCCCCCTAAGCGGCCAGAAAGCAAGAATCCGCTCAGAAACTTTTGCCGATCATTACAGCCAAGCGCGGCAGTTTTATATCAGCCAAACACCCATAGAGCAAAAACACATGAGTAACGCACTCATATTTGAACTCAGCAAGGTGGAGCGAAAAGATATTCGTGAACGCATAGTATCTCACTTGCTTAATATTGATGATGATTTAGCCAAGGCAGTCGCCCGGGGCCTAGGTCTCGAGGCGCTTCCCCAGCCGGCCCAAGCTGCCAAACCCACCCGCAGGGACTTAAAGGCATCGGAGAAGCTTAGTATTCTTAAAAATGGTCCGGACACCTTCAAAGGACGTAAAATCGGCATTCTAATGACGGACGGTGCTGATGCAGATATCTACTCTGCCTTGGAAAATATAGCAAAATCAGAAGGCGCTCTAATTGAAGTTATTGCCCCTCAGGTGGGTGGCGTGACGGACAATCGCAATACCAAAATCAGCGCCGCCCAAAAAGTTGATGGCGGTCCCTCTGTACTCTATGATGCGGTGGTTATTTTGACTTCTGAGGAGGGTGCAAAAAACCTCGTTAAATTACCCCCTGCAAAAGACTTTGTCAATGATGCCTTTGCCCATTGCAAATTTATCGGCTTTGTCAAAGGGGCAGAACCACTTTTAGAAGCTACCGGTGTTGCTCAGAAACTTGACCCGGGATGTTTGCTGCTTAAAGATGAAGAATCCGTTAGTAGTTTCGTTAAAACATGTAGAAATTTGCGTTTCTGGGAAAGGGAAGAAGGCTTTGTTGAAAGCTAG
- a CDS encoding nucleotidyltransferase family protein produces the protein MKRQRALELLAQSKPELQARFGVTHLPLFGSTARDTAEADSDVDILVAFDGPATSKRYFGVQFYPEDLLGCPVDLVTEKALRPYIEKERVYV, from the coding sequence ATGAAACGACAACGCGCCCTTGAATTGCTGGCCCAAAGCAAGCCGGAGCTGCAGGCCCGCTTTGGCGTCACCCACCTGCCCTTGTTCGGCTCGACGGCGCGGGATACGGCGGAGGCCGACAGCGATGTGGATATTCTGGTCGCCTTCGACGGCCCAGCTACCTCAAAGCGCTATTTCGGGGTACAGTTCTATCCGGAAGACCTGCTGGGCTGTCCAGTGGATCTGGTCACTGAAAAGGCCCTGCGCCCCTATATCGAAAAGGAACGGGTCTATGTCTGA
- a CDS encoding HigA family addiction module antitoxin, with protein sequence MSIRTEDLATMDFSDVATGEKLPPIHPGEILLEEFLKPMGITQYRLAKEIGVPQRRIGEIVAGKRAITADTGLRLSRFFGLNDSFWVGLQTDYDVEMARDKLADTLVAIQPWKENHQTFS encoded by the coding sequence ATGAGCATTCGTACTGAAGATCTCGCCACCATGGATTTCTCTGATGTGGCTACCGGCGAGAAGCTACCTCCTATCCATCCAGGTGAAATCCTTCTGGAAGAGTTTTTAAAGCCGATGGGCATTACTCAGTATCGATTAGCCAAGGAAATCGGCGTACCGCAGCGCCGTATTGGCGAAATCGTTGCCGGCAAACGTGCCATCACTGCAGACACGGGGCTGCGCTTGTCCCGGTTTTTCGGCCTGAACGATAGCTTTTGGGTAGGACTTCAAACCGATTATGATGTGGAAATGGCCCGTGACAAGCTCGCGGACACGTTGGTAGCCATCCAGCCGTGGAAAGAAAATCATCAGACCTTCTCATAG
- a CDS encoding type II toxin-antitoxin system RelE/ParE family toxin, whose amino-acid sequence MIRTFANKETAAVFANQRVRRLPPEILQSARRKLAQLNRVKDVSELRIPSGNRLEKLSGDRAGAWSIRINDQWRICFRFESGDAYEVEIVDYH is encoded by the coding sequence ATGATTAGGACGTTCGCCAATAAAGAAACGGCTGCTGTCTTCGCTAACCAGCGAGTACGCCGGTTACCGCCAGAGATACTGCAATCGGCGCGGCGCAAATTGGCGCAACTCAACCGAGTAAAAGACGTTAGCGAGCTGCGGATTCCAAGCGGCAATCGGCTGGAAAAACTCTCCGGCGACCGTGCAGGGGCTTGGAGTATTCGTATTAACGATCAATGGCGGATATGTTTTCGGTTTGAGAGTGGCGACGCCTATGAGGTCGAAATTGTGGATTATCATTGA
- a CDS encoding HEPN domain-containing protein: protein MAKKYNLSNYNPEDLLQSGHHHLWSASLLFSSHPFLFDSAGYLAHMALELVLKSWLLHENSQFVAIHSLPSLIKEIQKTDTDFSLSEREQQTLEYLSNFVELRYPSKNYPIEIGSEDIEQIYELADKIWQHLPETLVRSYENISEGKKGNRILMKRPSDIPRDLELETGIKE, encoded by the coding sequence ATGGCAAAGAAATATAATTTAAGCAATTACAACCCAGAAGACCTGTTGCAATCTGGTCATCATCATTTGTGGTCTGCTTCACTACTATTTAGCTCCCACCCATTTCTTTTTGATTCTGCCGGCTATTTAGCACATATGGCGTTAGAGCTTGTATTGAAATCATGGTTACTTCACGAGAACTCTCAATTTGTAGCCATCCATTCGTTACCTAGTTTAATTAAAGAAATTCAAAAAACCGACACTGACTTCTCATTAAGCGAGAGAGAACAGCAAACTCTGGAGTATTTATCTAATTTCGTTGAGCTAAGGTATCCCAGCAAAAACTATCCAATTGAAATTGGTAGCGAAGATATTGAGCAAATTTATGAGTTAGCTGACAAAATTTGGCAACATCTTCCTGAAACTCTAGTTCGGTCATACGAAAACATTTCTGAAGGCAAAAAAGGCAATAGAATCTTAATGAAACGTCCCTCAGATATCCCGAGAGACCTCGAGTTAGAAACAGGAATTAAAGAATAA
- a CDS encoding HNH endonuclease, with the protein MDYLTLFRMPTPMKITGRSSSITNSFVNAIIPVVQPTAAEVKEALDVLGMAHDTYGCAFCGDTATEWDHLRPLVKGKKPTGYISEIHNLVPACGKCNQSKGNKEWESWMRSSARLSPKTRGVADLEERIEKLRAYELWGSPTQLDFVQIVGSDVWAEHWKNWQAIIELMKEAQVLAQKINRTVAKAHYRRSNTSIQPTFSAELRGHIAKGKCHGKEI; encoded by the coding sequence ATGGACTATCTGACACTATTTAGAATGCCGACGCCGATGAAAATCACCGGTCGGTCATCAAGCATTACCAATTCATTCGTTAATGCCATTATCCCGGTTGTCCAGCCTACAGCCGCGGAAGTGAAGGAAGCCCTTGATGTCCTTGGAATGGCACACGACACCTATGGATGTGCGTTCTGCGGAGACACAGCAACGGAATGGGATCACTTACGCCCACTTGTTAAAGGCAAAAAGCCCACTGGTTACATTTCAGAAATCCACAATTTGGTGCCCGCCTGCGGCAAATGCAACCAATCCAAGGGGAATAAAGAATGGGAATCTTGGATGCGAAGCTCAGCTAGGCTTTCGCCGAAAACGCGTGGGGTTGCCGATCTTGAGGAAAGGATCGAGAAGTTGCGGGCCTATGAACTCTGGGGCTCACCAACCCAATTGGACTTCGTGCAAATCGTTGGGTCGGATGTTTGGGCTGAACATTGGAAAAACTGGCAAGCGATCATAGAGCTTATGAAGGAAGCACAAGTTCTGGCTCAGAAAATCAACCGTACTGTCGCAAAGGCCCATTACAGGCGCTCTAATACGTCGATCCAGCCGACGTTCTCGGCTGAGCTCAGAGGTCATATTGCCAAAGGCAAATGTCATGGCAAAGAAATATAA
- a CDS encoding multicopper oxidase domain-containing protein: protein MNFINNILQPRRRFLDRSVLFLLGMLLLSQPILAKEWEFDLPITEVSKSSSERQFQSSFIQVSKGDKVIVHIKNNSPFNYAIRWHGIHQTDNGPNEALSGTAKRLLSVHKNIKAGKGFTYRWKAKKAGTFWYHYHFNTS, encoded by the coding sequence ATGAATTTTATAAATAATATCCTGCAGCCTAGACGCCGATTCCTGGATAGGTCTGTCTTGTTTTTGCTAGGAATGCTCCTGCTTTCCCAGCCAATTTTAGCGAAAGAGTGGGAGTTTGATCTTCCCATCACTGAAGTAAGCAAGTCTTCTTCCGAGCGGCAGTTTCAGAGCTCGTTTATCCAGGTTAGTAAAGGCGATAAAGTCATTGTTCATATAAAAAACAACAGCCCTTTTAACTATGCCATCCGGTGGCATGGTATCCATCAAACGGATAATGGGCCCAATGAGGCCCTATCAGGAACGGCAAAAAGGCTCTTGTCTGTACATAAAAATATCAAAGCAGGCAAGGGTTTTACTTACCGCTGGAAAGCGAAAAAAGCAGGTACGTTTTGGTACCACTATCATTTCAATACCAGTTAA
- a CDS encoding IS1 family transposase (programmed frameshift), giving the protein MKCQACGSAHTVKNGSNAVGTPKFMCRSCGRQFVEHPKKGPIPQETKELIDKLLLERISLAGIARVTGVSERWLQDYVNDKYPHVPREVAVKKVQKGRLTIECDELWSFVGKKGNKHWVWLAIETDSKAIVGLYIGDRSRESAEGLWNSLPAVYRQCAVSYTDFWEAYEAIFPAKRHFPVGKETGKTSHIERFNCTLRQRVSRLVRKALSFSKKLENHIGAIWYFVHYYNAVIQVEAAL; this is encoded by the exons ATGAAATGTCAGGCGTGCGGTTCTGCTCATACTGTGAAGAATGGAAGTAATGCGGTAGGTACACCGAAATTCATGTGCCGGTCTTGTGGTAGGCAATTTGTTGAGCACCCGAAGAAGGGCCCCATACCTCAAGAGACGAAAGAATTGATTGATAAATTGTTGCTAGAGCGGATTTCACTGGCGGGTATTGCTCGTGTAACGGGTGTTTCAGAGCGTTGGTTGCAGGATTATGTAAATGATAAATACCCACACGTGCCCCGAGAGGTGGCTGTAAAAAAAGTCCAAAAGG GTCGCTTAACCATCGAATGTGATGAGCTTTGGTCGTTTGTCGGAAAAAAGGGTAACAAACACTGGGTTTGGCTAGCGATAGAGACTGACAGTAAGGCAATCGTCGGCCTCTACATAGGGGATCGGAGTCGTGAGAGTGCGGAAGGTTTATGGAATTCTTTACCTGCCGTTTATCGGCAGTGTGCGGTCAGTTATACGGATTTTTGGGAAGCTTATGAAGCCATTTTTCCTGCAAAGCGTCATTTCCCAGTAGGTAAAGAAACGGGAAAAACCAGTCACATTGAACGGTTTAATTGCACCTTGAGACAACGCGTTTCTCGCCTGGTAAGAAAGGCACTTTCCTTCTCCAAAAAACTGGAAAATCATATCGGTGCCATTTGGTATTTTGTTCATTACTATAATGCCGTTATTCAGGTTGAAGCGGCATTATGA
- a CDS encoding ammonium transporter has product MKKRFCFALLGVIAFSLFFSSARASEAAFAPGLRELQEVAQYNFAIHILAMLLVGFGFLMVFVRRYGFGATTGTYLVVAVSLPLYILFRAYGIFGHPLDAHSIEVLLFAEFSGAAGLIAMGAVLGRLRVFQYALLALLLVPVYLLNEWLVLDGALGITRGFVDTAGSIIIHAFGAYFGLGVSIALTTAHQRSQPINSDATSDRFTMLGSMVLWLFWPSFATAIVPLEQMPQTVINTILSLCGATLSTYFLSTLFHKGKTSMVDMANAALAGGVAIGSTCNIVAPAGAFGIGLLAGAISVIGYVFIQPMLESRFETVDTCGVHNLHGMPGLAGGLIAIMVVPNIAMAQLMGIAATVALGLGGGLIAGALIRLTGTTRLAYEDAEEFTHVEALALESKLAASREKEAQT; this is encoded by the coding sequence ATGAAAAAACGTTTTTGCTTTGCACTGCTTGGGGTAATCGCTTTTTCTCTGTTTTTTTCTAGCGCGCGGGCAAGCGAGGCTGCATTTGCTCCAGGACTCCGGGAACTCCAGGAAGTCGCCCAGTATAATTTTGCGATCCACATCTTGGCGATGTTACTGGTAGGCTTCGGTTTTCTTATGGTGTTCGTCCGAAGATACGGCTTCGGCGCCACCACCGGCACCTACTTGGTGGTGGCGGTCAGCCTACCCCTCTACATCCTGTTTCGTGCTTATGGCATCTTTGGCCATCCACTCGATGCCCATTCGATTGAAGTTTTGCTGTTTGCTGAATTTTCAGGAGCGGCGGGACTAATTGCCATGGGTGCCGTACTCGGCCGTCTGCGAGTCTTTCAATACGCTTTATTGGCGCTGCTTCTCGTTCCCGTGTATCTGTTAAATGAATGGCTGGTACTCGATGGCGCTTTGGGGATCACCCGAGGGTTCGTGGATACCGCCGGTTCAATCATCATTCACGCCTTTGGCGCTTATTTTGGCTTGGGGGTCTCCATTGCCCTGACTACAGCTCATCAGCGCAGCCAACCGATCAACTCGGATGCCACCTCAGATCGTTTTACCATGCTCGGCTCTATGGTGCTGTGGCTTTTCTGGCCTAGTTTCGCCACCGCGATTGTCCCTTTAGAACAAATGCCGCAGACGGTGATCAACACCATTCTTTCCTTATGCGGGGCCACTCTCAGTACTTACTTTTTAAGCACGTTGTTCCACAAGGGTAAAACGTCGATGGTCGATATGGCAAACGCCGCCCTCGCGGGTGGTGTGGCCATCGGCTCGACATGCAATATCGTGGCACCGGCAGGGGCTTTCGGAATTGGTCTGCTGGCTGGGGCGATTAGTGTTATCGGCTATGTATTCATTCAACCGATGTTGGAATCGCGCTTTGAAACCGTCGATACCTGCGGCGTCCATAATTTACACGGAATGCCAGGACTAGCGGGCGGGTTGATTGCCATCATGGTCGTACCCAATATAGCCATGGCTCAACTTATGGGCATTGCCGCCACTGTCGCTCTGGGTCTTGGAGGCGGCCTCATTGCCGGGGCGTTGATCAGGCTTACGGGAACAACCCGCTTAGCATACGAGGACGCAGAGGAATTTACTCACGTCGAGGCCCTAGCCCTGGAGAGCAAACTTGCCGCGTCCCGGGAAAAGGAGGCACAAACCTAG
- a CDS encoding transposase zinc-binding domain-containing protein, whose translation MYKLVQENVETFFAQVETETGSGLPDFVKEEFDAFLECGILAYGFLRLRCTDCTHKKLVAFSCKRRGFRPSCGGRRMAQTAAHLVDHVIPNVPVRQWVLSLPIPLRYLFAAHPHLISPVLQVISRAISTFLIKQAGLKRRDAQTGAITLIQRFGSAANLNIHLHCLVLDGVYRMQNGVPKFCPVHTPTTEQLQGLLSQIIQRIMKALTRHGALIEEEGMTYLADMESDVALAPLQSAACTYRIALGPRAGQKVLMLRHDLEG comes from the coding sequence TTGTACAAGTTGGTGCAAGAAAACGTGGAAACCTTCTTTGCTCAAGTTGAGACAGAGACCGGGTCGGGGCTGCCCGATTTTGTCAAAGAGGAATTTGATGCATTTCTTGAGTGTGGCATTTTAGCGTATGGCTTCCTGCGCCTGCGCTGTACCGACTGCACCCATAAGAAGCTGGTGGCTTTTTCTTGCAAACGGCGCGGATTCCGTCCTTCGTGTGGTGGACGGCGCATGGCGCAAACGGCGGCTCACCTGGTCGATCACGTCATCCCCAATGTACCCGTGCGCCAATGGGTGCTTTCACTGCCAATTCCACTGCGCTATCTATTCGCCGCCCATCCGCATCTGATCTCACCCGTATTGCAGGTCATTTCGCGCGCCATCTCTACTTTTCTGATCAAACAGGCCGGATTAAAACGGCGTGATGCACAAACTGGTGCGATTACGCTTATTCAGCGCTTTGGTTCGGCCGCCAATCTCAATATCCATCTGCATTGCCTGGTACTCGATGGCGTCTATCGCATGCAAAACGGCGTACCGAAATTCTGCCCTGTACACACACCGACGACTGAACAACTGCAGGGGTTGCTCAGCCAGATCATCCAACGCATCATGAAAGCATTAACTCGACATGGCGCGCTTATTGAGGAGGAGGGCATGACCTACCTTGCCGACATGGAATCGGATGTTGCTTTAGCTCCGCTGCAATCGGCGGCCTGTACCTATCGGATTGCGCTCGGTCCCCGGGCAGGACAGAAGGTGTTGATGTTAAGACACGACTTGGAAGGTTAA
- a CDS encoding transposase, producing the protein MTLTFQVVLRTAPAQSALPQSVAACCVNAHGFSLHAGVRCTMNQRSKLERLRRYTTRPAIADERLARNKEGQVVLYQF; encoded by the coding sequence ATGACGTTAACTTTCCAAGTCGTGTTAAGAACTGCGCCTGCACAAAGTGCGCTGCCGCAGTCTGTTGCTGCATGCTGTGTCAACGCACACGGTTTCAGCCTGCATGCCGGGGTACGTTGCACCATGAACCAGCGGAGTAAACTGGAACGCCTGCGCCGCTATACCACCCGGCCCGCGATTGCTGATGAAAGGCTGGCACGCAATAAAGAAGGGCAGGTGGTGTTATACCAATTCTAA
- a CDS encoding IS630 family transposase translates to MPALIELPERLYAHDFAELARGELDGRVRVRWLALAHLQEGRSPREVGMMLKVHEKTVLKWLRRFRAGGVEGMAEQPGGGAKRRLKAEQEPQLKALLAQAQAKRSGGRLRGEEIRALLAEHFGVEYSLSGVYVVLHRAGLSWISARSKHPQRNPQAQERFKKTSLSR, encoded by the coding sequence ATGCCTGCTTTGATAGAGTTGCCTGAGAGATTATATGCGCACGATTTTGCTGAATTGGCTCGAGGGGAGTTGGACGGTCGGGTCCGGGTACGATGGTTGGCCTTGGCGCATCTTCAGGAGGGGCGAAGCCCTCGGGAAGTGGGGATGATGCTCAAGGTCCATGAGAAGACGGTGCTAAAATGGCTCAGGCGTTTTAGGGCCGGGGGTGTAGAAGGAATGGCCGAGCAGCCGGGTGGTGGAGCAAAACGGCGGTTGAAAGCCGAGCAGGAGCCCCAATTGAAGGCGCTTCTTGCCCAAGCGCAGGCGAAGCGCTCAGGCGGACGGCTGAGGGGAGAGGAGATCCGGGCCTTACTTGCTGAACACTTTGGAGTGGAGTACTCGCTTAGCGGGGTGTATGTGGTACTGCATCGGGCCGGGTTGTCCTGGATCAGCGCCCGCTCCAAGCACCCCCAGCGAAATCCCCAGGCACAAGAGAGGTTTAAAAAAACTTCGCTGAGCAGGTAG
- a CDS encoding IS630 family transposase has protein sequence MLPEGVERTQVDIGFQDEMRVGQQGTLTRLWAPRGTRPRVVRQQQSAYTYVFGAMCPARDEAVGLVLPVANTEAMALPLQAISERVAEGRHAVVVVDGAGWHGERAAEGRNNLSLLKLPPASPELNPVELLWQPLRQRDLANRCFKDNEDLVQACCEAWNAFTALPGTLQRLGTRSWATLEP, from the coding sequence GTGCTGCCCGAGGGTGTGGAACGGACCCAGGTCGATATTGGGTTTCAGGATGAGATGCGGGTAGGCCAGCAAGGCACGCTCACCCGCCTTTGGGCGCCCCGTGGCACCCGCCCGCGGGTGGTCCGTCAACAGCAGTCCGCTTACACCTATGTCTTTGGCGCGATGTGCCCGGCCCGTGATGAAGCCGTGGGGCTCGTGTTGCCGGTGGCAAACACCGAGGCGATGGCCCTCCCCTTGCAGGCGATTTCGGAGCGGGTAGCTGAAGGTCGTCATGCGGTCGTTGTGGTCGATGGGGCGGGCTGGCATGGTGAGCGGGCGGCCGAGGGGAGGAACAACCTTTCGCTGCTAAAACTTCCGCCCGCTTCGCCGGAACTCAACCCCGTGGAGTTGCTGTGGCAACCACTTCGCCAGCGTGACCTCGCTAACCGGTGCTTTAAGGATAATGAGGACCTTGTGCAGGCCTGTTGCGAGGCATGGAATGCGTTCACGGCTCTCCCCGGTACGCTCCAACGATTGGGCACGCGCTCGTGGGCGACTTTGGAGCCCTAA
- a CDS encoding FRG domain-containing protein: MQEIQIKSLVELQRAVTRFDGTHLFRGQTRHYLNAYGQLNIPSSFDRHGCMPPLMFKWTHYSKALIRAFTGLDYHSLSMGMSQAVLQHYGWRSFFIDLTKSPHVACWFAANAYQENRSVQLCEDFEENPAQLIHRAASFSVSSEPGHLYVVDPNYLIPFLIIRAPKSPTSACPIVGAYRGEP, encoded by the coding sequence ATGCAGGAGATCCAGATTAAGTCATTGGTGGAACTACAGCGAGCGGTAACTCGTTTCGATGGAACACACCTTTTTCGCGGCCAAACTAGGCATTACCTTAACGCATATGGTCAATTGAACATTCCGAGTTCGTTCGACCGGCATGGATGCATGCCGCCCCTAATGTTCAAGTGGACACACTACTCTAAGGCACTGATCCGAGCGTTTACCGGGCTGGACTACCATTCCCTGTCAATGGGAATGTCCCAAGCAGTTCTCCAGCACTATGGATGGAGATCGTTCTTTATCGACCTCACCAAATCACCACATGTTGCTTGCTGGTTTGCGGCAAATGCGTATCAAGAAAATCGGTCCGTACAATTGTGCGAGGATTTCGAGGAGAACCCTGCTCAGCTGATCCACAGGGCGGCTTCTTTCTCGGTATCGAGCGAACCTGGGCATCTATATGTCGTAGACCCAAATTATCTAATACCATTCCTAATAATTAGGGCTCCAAAGTCGCCCACGAGCGCGTGCCCAATCGTTGGAGCGTACCGGGGAGAGCCGTGA
- the vapC gene encoding type II toxin-antitoxin system tRNA(fMet)-specific endonuclease VapC produces MTELRYLLDTDICIYIINRQPAEVRDRFAHLAPGSVGISVVTYHELYFGALQSRHTEKNLQALQQLTQRVPALPWSTEAAIQTARLRLALKRRGQPIGSWDMQIAGHALALNLELVTNNIREFGRIEHLRVETWVKPNAKTS; encoded by the coding sequence TTGACTGAGTTGCGCTATTTGTTGGACACAGATATCTGCATTTACATCATCAATCGACAGCCTGCCGAGGTGCGTGATCGGTTTGCGCATCTCGCGCCAGGCAGCGTCGGCATCTCGGTCGTTACTTACCACGAACTCTATTTTGGCGCTCTCCAAAGCCGTCATACTGAGAAAAACCTTCAAGCATTACAGCAACTTACCCAGCGAGTGCCGGCTTTGCCCTGGTCTACTGAAGCGGCGATACAAACGGCACGGCTGCGCTTGGCGCTCAAACGCCGCGGTCAACCCATCGGCTCCTGGGATATGCAAATTGCCGGCCATGCACTGGCGCTGAACCTTGAGTTGGTCACTAACAACATACGCGAATTCGGTCGTATCGAGCATTTACGGGTAGAAACCTGGGTGAAACCCAACGCAAAAACCTCTTAG
- a CDS encoding antitoxin, with protein MQRSIMLTRVFKNGNSLAVRLPAEFALPEGEVEIVRHGNELIIRPVEKNLLGAWEALCSFSDDFMSEGREQPPLQERETVFD; from the coding sequence ATGCAGAGGTCTATCATGCTGACTCGGGTTTTTAAAAACGGCAATTCCCTGGCGGTTCGTTTGCCGGCGGAGTTCGCTTTACCAGAAGGCGAAGTCGAAATCGTTCGCCATGGCAATGAATTAATTATCCGTCCCGTCGAAAAGAATTTACTCGGCGCGTGGGAAGCCTTGTGCAGTTTCTCGGACGATTTCATGAGCGAGGGCCGGGAACAACCACCGTTACAAGAGCGGGAGACTGTCTTTGACTGA